The genomic interval AAGGTACATTAAAATTTTTGAGCCGGTAAGTTTTTCATTACTTTGAAGAACGAACGGTTCTTTCATTAAAGTTATAATTCCTGCAGCGGCATTATATTCAGCTAATCTTGCTTCGGCATGCAATTGAAGGCGGTCAATCTTAACAGAGTCCTGAGCATAATACACTGAAGTGGACGTATTGCCGAACATTTTGAGGCTTCTGATATACAGGGTATCACCTGAAGTCGTGTCAATTTTAGTAAGTACCGGGTTTCCACTTGCGACAAGAGAATCTAAATCGAAAAAATAATTAATGATTCCTCCGCGAAGTTGAGTCTTATCCAGCAAATTATTGAACAGCGCATTTCCTTTCGCTTCTGAAGTTTGATTAATCTCATCGTATCGGATATTGTCAGCAAAAATTTCAATATTCCCATCATTTATTCTTGCGTTGCCCATGCCAACAGATACTTTTTGATTTCTGTAGAAATAAACACTGTCAGCTTTTAGGGTTGAATTTTTGTTTAGCATCACTACACTGCCGGTTGCAATAATTAGGTCTTCATTGGTTTTATAAATTACTTGCGGCGCTGTTAATTTTCTATTTTCGCCGGAAATAATAACGTTTCCTTTAAATTTAATCAAGTTCAGATTTGGAAGAAATTCAGCCTCATCGCTACTCATATCCATTCCACCCCTTCTGAACAATACGTCGCCAACGGCTTTTCTATATTGTTTTCCTTTAATCCGGACAGTTTTCAATTCATCGGCGTGAATCAGTCTTAGTATTCCCCTATTACCTTTCTGCGCAGAAACAATACCACCTGAATACAAAATAAAAGTGAATATCAGGCAGAAACGAGATATAGCCACCTTAACGATGATATTTCTTCCTGTTTTTCCACAGCCCGATAAGTCGGGTGGAGATTTTTCTTTCCCTCCCGTTGTCTGTAGGATTATAAAATATCTTTTCTTTAATTTCTTCCGGCAGATAAAGCTGCTCTTTAAAATTAGAAGGATGATCATGTGGATAAATATATCCATCTGAATATCCCTCATCTTTCATAAGTTTTGTGGGCGCATTCCTAAGATGTAATGGTACCGGATACTCCGGGCCATTATTAACCTCTTCAATCGCCTGCTCTATAGCGAGATATGCAGCATTACTTTTTGGTGCAGATGCGAGGTAAGTAGTTGCCTGGGAAAGTATGATGCGCGCTTCTGGCATTCCAATCCTTTCGACTGCTGAAAAAGTGTTATTTGCCATTACAATTCCAAATGGATCGGCATTACCAATATCCTCTGAAGCAAGTATAATTAACCTACGCGCAATGAACTTGGGGTCTTCGCCACTTTCAAGCATCCTTGCCAGCCAATATACGGCAGCATCAGGGTCGGAGCCTCGAACACTTTTTATATATGCAGAAATAGTATCAAAATGGGCATCTCCCTTTTTATCATAGCCAGGAGCTTTAGTCACTAACGCTTGAGATACGATTTCCGGAGTAACAGACGAGTCTTGACCAGCCAGTCGGATTGACAGCTCAAGGTTGTTCAGCAAGCGTCTTGCATCGCCATTACATGTATTTATCAACATCTTAACTGACTTGGTTTCAATCGTCGGCTTAACGGATTGTAAAATTATGTCCTCCTCTAAAGCGAGATTTAATACGGATTTAAGATCTTCTTCGGTGAGCGCTTCCAATTTTATAACTCTCATCCTTGAGAGCAGCGGAGAAATTACTTCAAAAGAGGGGTTTTCCGTAGTTGCTCCAATTAATGTAATAATTCCGGTTTCCACGCCGGATAATAATGAATCTTGCTGCGCTTTATTAAACCGATGAATCTCATCAATAAATAATACAGTCCGTTTTCCTTGAGCAATATTGGATTTGCCAAAATTTATTATCTCTCGTAAATTCTTTACACCGCTGTCTATGGCGGAAAGCTGATAAAACTCAGCATCCGCAGCGTTTGCCAGGATTCTTGAAAGGGTGGTTTTGCCTGAACCGGGCGGTCCCCAAAAGATTACACTAAGTAAGTCATTGCTGTCTATGAGTTTTCGGAGGAATTTTCCTTTTCCAAGATATTTTTTATGACCGAAAAATCGGCCAACACTGTCTGGCCGCATGCGTTCGGCCAAAGGAATGATGGCAGAATCGACAGTAGAGATATTTTCTTTAAAGATATCCATTATTTATAACAAGCCCATTATAGTACGTTAAATTAATCTAAATGTTTTCAATTAGCAATAATTGAAGACTGATATGAATAAAACTCGGTATATTTGATAATTCTTCAAAGTATGAGCCACCCATCGGAGTCGAACCGACGACCTGCCGCTTACGAGGCGGCTGCTCTACCAGCTGAGCTAGGGTGGCGATAGTGCTGAAGAAAGGTAGTTTCGGCTATGTATAGAGTCAAGATGGAAGAAAAATACGATAAATCGCGCGAGTATAAAATTGCGAAATAATGGAAATAATTCATAATTATTTTATAGTATTCATAAAATAGAGATATAACTATAAATAAAACAAAAATATAGATAAACAGATTAAATTTTTACTTGTTTTTGGCTTTAGATTTCTTATTTTATAATGTTTTCATAGGAACATATATACCTCAATATTCGTAAAAGACACGTAATAATGATAGCAGCAGCTAAAATACAAAAAAATATCAGCCAGAACATATTAGTTGTGGATGATGAGCCCTTATTCCGGAAATTACTGAAAAGAGTGTTAGTAAAAGACGGTCACAAAGTAACTCTCGCAGGGGACGGTTTTGAAGGGCTACGTCAATTAAAAAACAGATCATTTGATATCGTACTTACAGATATAAATATGCCCAATATGGATGGCTGGGAATTTCTAAAACACGTTGATAACCTTTATCCGGAATTAAGAACGGCAGTAATTACCGGATTATCAAGCAGCGAGGGAATGTCACAAGACCCCTCCTTTTCGACGAAGAAGATAATACGGAAACCGCTGTCGTTAAAAATTATTCGTAAATTAATTAGCGATCTCGCCTAATATTTTCTCTAAATAATTCTTACAATATTTAAGTAGTTACTCCACTAAAATCAGTTTCAGTGTGTATCATTTTTTTATCTGACCCTGACATACAGCCTATATATGAGTGAATTAGACAGCATATGGGGCGAATCATGAGAAAAAAAATATGCGTTATAGGCGCAGGAAACTGGGGTAGCAATCACATTCGAACGTTATATGAATTGGGGTCCCTGGGCGGAGTTGTCGATTCAGATAGGAGAGCCCTGATCAAGATTAAGGCAAAGTACGATAATCTGAATGTCTATAATAATCTATCAGATTCCTTAAGCGATGACTATGATGGATATATAGTCGCGACGCCCGCTGAAACACATTATTCTATTGCAAAAAGACTGATAGAGAACAAGAAACATCTACTGGTTGAAAAACCATTAACTCTTGAGTTGTCAGAGGCAGAGCATCTTGTTCTGCTTGCAAAACAGAATAAAGTAAATCTAATGGTGGGGCATTTAATGTTATTTCACCCGGCCATTCTGAAAATTAAGGATTATTTAAAATCAGGAAAATTAGGAAGGCTACAATATCTTTATAGTAATAGGCTTAACCTTGGGAAAGTGAGAACGAAAGAAAATATTATGTGGAGTTTCGCACCACATGATATTTCCATTTTCGGATATTTAACTGAGGAATTACCGAGTGAGGTCGTTTCAAGAGGAGGGGCATTTTTACAGACCAACAAACCGGACACAGCAATTATGCTTTTGAAATATCCTGGAGGAGTATGCGGACACATATTCGTAAGCTGGCTGCATCCATATAGGGAGCAAAAAATTATTTTGGTCGGCTCTAAAGGAATGATTTCATTCAGCAATACTGATGAGATGAGCGAACTTAAGTTTTATGATAAAGGAATCGATTTTATAATGGGTGAACCGGTAAATCGGGAGGGTGCCGTTAAATCGATAAAATTCGATGACAGCAAACCGCTCACCAATGAGATAAAATATTTTATTGATCATTTGGAGGGCTCCTCTTTACAAACAGCCAATGGGGAAAGCGCTCTTGATGTTTTAAGGGTGCTCATGCTTGCTACAGGCGAACTCCCCGGGGATAAATCAGTTGAAAAAAGAGATAGAAAAAATATTTATATTCACCCGACAAGCGTGGTGGATGAATTCAGTAATATTGGAAGAGGTACAAAAATATGGCATTTTTCTCATATACAAAAGAATGTAACTATTGGAGATAATTGTACAATCGGGCAAAATGTTAACATCGGAGAAAAGGTAAAAATAGGAGATAACGTAAAAATTCAGAATAATGTCTCTGTTTATGAAGGAGTTGAATTGGAAAATAATGTTTTTTGCGGCCCGTCAATGGTATTCACGAACGTTTTATTTCCTCGTTCAAAATATCCGAAGAATAAAAAGGAAAGCTACCAACAAACGTTAGTTAAAGAGGGGGCGACACTTGGAGCGAATTCTACAATTATATGTGGAACTATCATAGGAAAAAATTCATTTGTTGCGGCAGGCGCAGTCGTGACAAAAAGTGTGCCTGATTATGCAATGATGGCGGGAGTTCCGGCGAAACAAGTAGGTTGGATATGTGAATGCGGTCAAAGGATAGATGAAGAATACAACAGATTCAGCTGTTATAAGTGCGGAAGACAATTCGAATATTTAGGCGGTGATAATAAAAGGATTAAAGAGGCACAAATCACATATGCCGAATAAAAAATTACCGCTTCGGTGTCCAGTAGGTTTCCACTCTGCCGAATATAGTCTCTAACAAAGCGAGAAGGTCCGCGACCAGAATAGCAACCAGATATGCCAAAGAGCCGATAAAATTAGGCAACAATTTACTTGGTAATAAAATTCCCACGATTCCGAGTGAAAAGAGAACAACAATAGAGTAAAAAGTAATCGAATAAAAAAATGAATTCATCAGCAAACTGCTGGAGATTACAAGAAATATAACGAAAATGGGTGTAAGCCATCTTAGCACTTTATGAGATATTAAAGCTATTGAAAGAAAACCTACACGAGCAGGGTTTAGTAATCTTTTATTTTGCAATAAGCCGTGAATACTTCTTTTTACGATTCTACGCTTTCGTTTGAATTCGTTCCATAAGTTTTTAGAACTTGATTCCAAAGAGACCGCTAAAGG from Candidatus Neomarinimicrobiota bacterium carries:
- a CDS encoding Gfo/Idh/MocA family oxidoreductase, which encodes MRKKICVIGAGNWGSNHIRTLYELGSLGGVVDSDRRALIKIKAKYDNLNVYNNLSDSLSDDYDGYIVATPAETHYSIAKRLIENKKHLLVEKPLTLELSEAEHLVLLAKQNKVNLMVGHLMLFHPAILKIKDYLKSGKLGRLQYLYSNRLNLGKVRTKENIMWSFAPHDISIFGYLTEELPSEVVSRGGAFLQTNKPDTAIMLLKYPGGVCGHIFVSWLHPYREQKIILVGSKGMISFSNTDEMSELKFYDKGIDFIMGEPVNREGAVKSIKFDDSKPLTNEIKYFIDHLEGSSLQTANGESALDVLRVLMLATGELPGDKSVEKRDRKNIYIHPTSVVDEFSNIGRGTKIWHFSHIQKNVTIGDNCTIGQNVNIGEKVKIGDNVKIQNNVSVYEGVELENNVFCGPSMVFTNVLFPRSKYPKNKKESYQQTLVKEGATLGANSTIICGTIIGKNSFVAAGAVVTKSVPDYAMMAGVPAKQVGWICECGQRIDEEYNRFSCYKCGRQFEYLGGDNKRIKEAQITYAE
- a CDS encoding response regulator → MIAAAKIQKNISQNILVVDDEPLFRKLLKRVLVKDGHKVTLAGDGFEGLRQLKNRSFDIVLTDINMPNMDGWEFLKHVDNLYPELRTAVITGLSSSEGMSQDPSFSTKKIIRKPLSLKIIRKLISDLA